Part of the Metarhizium brunneum chromosome 6, complete sequence genome is shown below.
TACCAAACGTCAAGGATCCTCTGATACATTCTACTCGTCTAACGAGCCACTTCTTGAGTTCCTCTTGCACGCTTGTCGACTCACGATAGGAACTTTGTTTGTATTCTTTGGTGGTGACTAGTGCGGACTTGGGCCGAGGGAAGAAGTCGACCAGATCCACAACACCGTCCTCATGAATGTATCGGGTCTGCAGAATGCATGACCCAGGCAGGTATTGCTGTTTGGTGGTACACTGGAATTCTGCTGGAGGCGCAATACTAAAGTAGccgcccttgtccttgtccaacAGTCGACAAAACACGGACGGCGAGTCAAAATCGGGCCTACACCCACGTTTCAATCAAGAATTCTTGTGACGGGCAAACCGTAGGACAATCTCACCAGCACATGAAGTCCACGCTGCCATCAATGCCCACAAGCGCACAAGTGTGCATGTTGCCGATCATTCCGTAGTCCTCTATCGGCAGGTAGCCGCCCGTCTGAGCCCGACGGGACGGTCCCCGGCGAGGTGCTGAACCTTCCGCCATTGAGCAAGCTCGTCAGCAGGACGAGTTGGGAATGGCATCAAATGATTGACAGGATTCGATCGAGATGATGAATCATTTGAGGTGATTCAAATCGGAGATGCGAGTGAATGGGAGTGGGAAGCTTTGGAAGTCTATTCCGGTCGCAATACAGGGAGAAGAAGCTAGGTACCTCTAAGTATGTAATCACTAAGTAAAGTAGGTTGGTTGGCAGCTGTCAGTTGAGCTGTTTTATCTAGGTGTTGGTGGGGCGAGGTGAGCTCAGCCGACTTCCGGGGAAAGTGGGTCCAAACTTCACGATCTTGATGCTGATGCGATCTTGGAGTGGAGGAAGAGGACCTGTCCCATTTGTTCTCGACGTCTGAAGAGTACTTACTTAGTACTAGTTGTTGATTTTACTTTGATTCATATTCCCCACAGGCCACAGCTTAGAAGATGTCATTGCTCGCAGCTGCCATTTCTTCTACCAAGCCGGGAGCTTCGGGCACGAAAGCAAAATGCAAGTGTGACGCTAGATTCGGTCCTGGTGTAACCGACGAATCATCCAAGCACTGATGAAAAAAGACTGTTGAGAGCAAAGCAGACGAATTAAGAGCAGCGAAAGGGGTGAATTGCTACTAGGCTGGGAGCTTTCCGTCTCTTAGCGACGAAGCGATAATCAGTTTGTGACATGATACGGTGGAGATGCGCCGATAGCGCATATTTGGTCTTTTGTCTTCTAGTCATTCTTAGAGCAGAAGGTATCAAGATCCTGTCGACTGGTGGCTTTGGTGATAGTGTgagtcttgagtcttgacaacatactccgtacgttgCTATGTTTCGACCTGAACCATTTATGCGGTCGTTTTGAGACACAGTTCGGAAGAGTCACCTGTGACATTTTACGTAACAACGGGGTCTGGTGGTAATATGAGAACAACCTCAAAAAACCCCGCGGACTGTCTAGAGCTTACGAACTCCGTACCTCTTCCCCGCACCCACGATTATGACTGAAACAGTGCTAGAAGATTGTTGCGGGCAGCAATGTCGGACCCCTTCTTTACCAACTTTCCAGCCTAAGGCTGGTCCAGCTTCTCGTCCGACACGCCTTCTCCGCACCGAGAAAGCTGACTGTGCCTGTGCTCGCAGGGCTGACAAACTGGGTGCtggtgccatggccatctcaggaaacattgaagacaaATGGGAAAAGATGGGAGCGGTGGCTGGGACAGGGCGGAGGTCGAAAGCCCGACATGGAGGCCCAGAGGCACTCCTCTCCCCTCCATTCTACTGGCTTATGTTCACCACATCCGTTTGTGGCCGCCAGCTTCGCCCACCAGAGCGCCTGATCGATCGCGTGGCGGTGAGGAGCAACGGCCCACAAAGATGAGCCTGGCAGCTCGCAGGTCCTGTCGGACTGTGCGTGGTGATACCGTGCCTGCTCTTGCACCACGACTCCACGAGACAGCGCTTTCGTGCGGAGTACAGCAACGGTTGCCACGTCTCTGTGCTCCAACATTAGTACACTATTCCCTGTTGAACTATCAAGCCACTCTTACTTTGGCGGAATAGTAAGGTGTCcggtgtacatacatacgcacCTCATGCAGTGGATCTTGTAGAAAGGAGGCAATGCCCAAACTCGCGTGAAGAAGTCAGGATTGGCTGCCCAAAAGATACCagacgtacggagtattattGCTGGTTCAGGCCCAGCTCCAGGGGTCCTGGTGGCCAAGCTTGTTGTCCCATCTATTACCGGGTCCAGCCGTCCGTCCATCAGGGGGGAACCATCGATTAATCATGCCGACAAAGTCAATGTTGTGCCTCTGCATGGGTCATGCGTTCGTCGCGGGTCACTGTGTTGTGCACAagtctgcacatgtgcaagcAATTCTCGGCTGGTCTGTTGCAAAGTGAACGCGGTGTTGCGATGCAAGCCAGACTGCCAGAGAGCACACATATACAGGCATGCAGGAGTGTTCTGAAGAAATACTAGCATACCAGAGGAGGTCTAGACTGAGCCATGGCCCGTCCCATGGACAGGCCGTCGATGTTGAACGGTGAGCGGTCGTCGCGACATAGCTTGCACATGTGTGGGTAAAGCATTTGGAGGCTGTCGCGTGCCCTGCAATATTCCTTCATGGCGGCCGCAAGCCTGTCACTTCCCTCCCCCCAGGAGGCCGATTCGCCTGGAGACTTTGGCTTGCTAACCAACACATCAATTGCTGCTATTGAGATGAATTGACGGTGTttggtcttgttgctgcCCGGTCTTGATCATACTATTGttctttcaatgttgacgtTCCGGGAGCCAAGACACCCGGAACTAGGGAGGGGGGGAAGACTTGCAGCGCCGTCTAGCCCTGTGACCCAGCCCAAAGTGCTCTAGCTGCCGCGAGCCAGGGGCTGGTACAGttgcacggagtacgtaccTACCTGTATGCACCAGTCAACTGCAAGTGGCTGGGTACCaagccacatgcaccagTCGGCCTCCTAGTCGGTACCTGGAAACGCCCATGCCGCCTTCTGCCTGTGAGCACTCATCCGTCGGTCCAAGCGACGAGGTTCATCTCCACAATTCATCTGCCCCCCTCATGCAACACCAGGACTGTCCTCCGTCTGATTCTGTGCTTGCATGGCGGCATCTCGTGGCCAGCTGCACTGTTTCACACATCTCTCTTCCTTTGGCTCCGGTACATGTCCAATAAGCTCCCCTGTTGGCCTGCCATTTTACCCACCTAAACGCCGGAGCGGACGGGGAGCCCCAGTGCCGGCTGGTGGCTCAGGTCTCTTGACGTCCTCGCCCGTTGGGTGCCGTCAAAACCCCAGACATACAATTCCACCTGTACTGGTCAATGACTGGACCGTCGCGTGCCCGCCCCAGTCCAAGTGCGAGTGCAAGATGACATTGTACCCTGCCGAGCCTAGGAAGCTTTGTTGTGACCCTTCGAAAtctccatcatggccccAGACCCATCGTCTCCCTCCTCCCATACTATCCTCTCCCCTTCCTCTCCCCTGGTTGCGTTCGACGCAGTACAGTCACCAATTTCTCCCAGCAGTGCTTCACAATTCGATCCTCGACTCGAGTTCTCTGGCGCCATCGCCCCTGCCCCGACCAATCCTTCTACGTCTCGACAAGCAGTCGGCTCAGGCTCTGCCGGCAACGATATCGAGATGGAACCAATTCCGGGTCATCGGCGGCGGAAGAGCAGTCTCATGAACCCAGTTGGTGGTCACAGTCTCTCTGGTGTGCCTGCTCCTGGCCGGCCAAGTTATTCCCAAAGCTCCCGTAACAACGCTCCTACGTCTTCTAGCCTGCAAGAGGGCTCAAAAGAACATCTCGATGTTCCTGGTCGGAGTACTGGGGAGTCTGGCTCCAAGGACGACTCAGGGAGAGACAGTTCCAGTGACGAGGATTTGCACGACGATGAGGAAATGGGGTTGACGAGAAAGGATAAATCGCGGAAGCAAAAGAAACGGAGGAGGAATACATTGCTAGACAATCGAATTGCGCGCGAGAAGCATGTTTCCGACGACGAGCGCAAGGAAGCAGATCGCAATGTCGTCAGGAGCCTGTTCACGAATGGGGTTTTGATCCTGTTGTGGTACTTCTTTTCGCTCTCCATCTCACTAGTAAGTGTCAATCTTGGATCGACTCAAACCCTCACGTACCTGGATTGACCATTGGCTTGTTAGTATAATAAATGGATGTTCGACAAGGACCGCCTGAATTTTGCATTTCCCCTATTCACCACGTCTACACATATGATTGTGCAGTTTGTCTTGTCAGGCCTGGTCTTGACATTCGTGCCCTCACTACGGCCAAAAGCAGCACACAACTCTGACGGCGGCCGATCCAGGCATGAGTCTGGGCCTCAGGGATCCGTCATGTCcaaaatattttattttacccGTATTGGCCCGTGTGGTGCCGCTACTAGTCTAGATATCGGACTGGGAAATACGTCACTCAAGTTTATCAGCTTGACATTTTACAGTATGTTGCATGTTCCAACAACCGCCGACAATTATATGTGCTAATGCTCAGTACTAGCCATGTGCAAATCTTCATCCCTTGCTTTTGTCCTGCTCTTCGCCTTCGTATTCCGTCTCGAAACGCCAACTTGGCGCCTCGTTGCCATCATCGCAACGATGACGTTTGGTGTCATTCTTATGGTGTTTGGGGAGGTCGAATTCAAGTTTGGaggcttcttcctcgtcattTCTGCAGCATTCTTTTCAGGGCTGCGGTGGGCTCTTACGCAGATCCTGCTTCTACGCAACCCGGCCACCTCCAACCCCTTTTCGAGCatcttctttctctctcccGTCATGTTTGTCGTTCTCTTTTCCCTGGCTATTCCGGTTGAGGGTTTCGGGCCGTTGTGGGATGGCCTCAAGGCCCTCAACGCGGAATGGGGTGTCTGGACACCACTTTTCCTATTGTTCCCAGGTTGCATTGCGTTCCTCATGATTGCATCCGAATTTGCGCTTCTTCAACGAACATCCGTCGTCACCTTGTCTATTGCAGGCATTTTCAAGGAAGTCGTAACCATCTCCGCCGCGTCCATTGTTTTTGACGACAAGCTCACGTCTATCAACGTCATCGGTCTCCTCGTCACAATGGCCGCTATTGGCGCCTACAATTATGTCAAGATCACCAAGATGCGCCAAGAGGCACAAATTGAAGTCCATGAACGCCATGCGGGCGTGCACCCAATCACTCCAATCAGTCACAGCGGAAGTGGCAGCGACATGGACAATGATGAATCGGCCGCAGAGACCGCAGGTCTATTACAACGGACTGACGAGCAGGAACAGGGGATTGTCACAGTGGATGGTGACGTGCAACCGGACCTGCCTCGACCATCGAACGCGCAATGAAAAGTGGATAGAAGAAAGCGTTTATGATGGAgattttttactttaagcaTACTGCAAACCGGTTCTCCAGCGTTGATTTTATTTGTTTCAATGTTTTGTATATTGTCGTCTAATTTTGGACCTAAGGAAAAGGCCATTCACTTTATCTGTTTTgtgggatggatggaaaaAGAATAGGGTGGCGGGAAGGGCAGAGGATCTCGGCATGGTTTATTTTTGCTAGTGAGTCAAGCTAGAGTGGCTCGGATATACCATTGATCTAGAGGTGGAAGGAAATACCAAAGCTCGGCCCACGTTAGCATATAAAGGGACTAGACATTGGATACGTGTCAATAGCACGCGGTAATGGAAATGTACGTTGTGCATGCATGGTTTGGTTTCCGCGACGCATCTACAGTGACTCAAGTACTGACAATATACCGGGTGGATTTGTGCTGTATTACTATTCCAATGTTCAACGCCGTACGGGATATGCGCGGCCCCCCCAACGCCAGATCAAACGCCAAAATGCCCAAATTCTGCACGAGAACAAAATGATGCATCTGTAGCATCCAACCTACAAAAGCACAACGCTCTATCCCAGCAGCCGCAGACCATTCTTGGTCTTTTGTCCAGGCTTCGTCACACCCGTGGGCGCAACGGGCCCAAGTGCTGCTGGCTCATACGCACCGTAGGTGCCGCTtccaccaccatgaccagCGCCACCCTGCTGATTACCTGATTTCTTCCAATTACCATTCCTGTTATTCTTCCCGTTCCTTTTTTCCTTGACATTGGTGGCCTTGATTTCTGTATTGGCCTTCCTGACAATCACGGGGTGGCTCTGAATGTACTGGCCGTTCATGGTcttggcggcgttgaagaAATCATCTGCATCGCTGAAGCTGACGAATCCGTAGCCCTTGGATTTGTTCGTCCGCTTGTCGCGAATTACTCGGGCTTTCTGGACGGACTTCCATGGCgcaaaggccttgaggagGGAGTCGTCTGTCGTTTCGCCAGCGAGGTTGCCCACGAATAGGCGGAGATGGGCAGGGTCCCATTCGAGGAGGCTATCGTCGGTCCATTTTTTACCGCCGCCTTGGCGGACaaccgtcttcttcttgtcgggCTGGCCTGGTATAGCCGTTGCGGGAACTTCTGGCTTCGGGACGTCGGGGGTGATTGGCTTGCCATTCTTGTCGACGGCTGGGGTTGCTTCGCTCGAATATGTGCTCTGCCACTGGGCTATTTGCGCGGCCATTTCGGGGTCATAGTCGCTGGGGTTGGATACGACGGCGGCTTGGTGGCCTGGCATCGGGAAAGGATTTCTGATTTGGGGTGCTGCCGAGTACGATGTCGGACCGTGGGAATAGCTCTGAGGACCGTAGCCTTGCCGTGGTGCTGATTGATATCCATATCCTCGTCCCCCGCCACTCACTTCGGCGGGGGGTGCGCCAGAATGGCTTGAATATGTAGATTGGCCATATTGACTCGCTGTCGAGGCCCCAGGATATCCTGATGCGCCAGCGTTGTAGGATGGACCGCTCGAATACGTATGCACCGGGGCTTTTGAGGTTGTCGAAAAGGCGGGTTTGAAGCCCGATCGAccggtgttgttgttgttgccagCGTTTGCTGGAGGCCGAGGTGGGAGAGAACTGGTgcctggaggaggcgggtAGGCCATGATGAACAGAGGGAACCTATTTACAAGTGCCTTTCCTTGTTTTTGACGTACCTTGAGTTTTTACACACTCAAAGTTGATTCTTGCGCAAAAGCCTGGGCAGGTTTGGCAGCCGGGAGGCTATGTCGTGTTGTGTCGATGTCTCAAGATGTTAAGTTGTTCATGCTAACATAGCTGAAGGCCTTTCGAGACGCCTTGACGTCGAACCCAACCTTGCGCCACGGAAAATTCCAGCCACTAACCCCATCACGTGATCATTCGGAGACTTGACAGCTCCCTGGTCAGCTCGAGGCTGTCAAAAGTCTACTTGGTAGTTGCACTTGCGATTATTCTTATTCAGAGCTGCACAATGATGGAACGTTTATTTTTGGATTACAAAGTTACGACCTCAGCCATAGCGACTCTTGAGGGCATCAACTAGAAGCCCGAGGTGATGATGAATTATCTCCGGTCCCGATGGGTCGCGCTTCGGCCGGCGTCCCGTGGGGGCTCACGCCGGGCCATCGTCCGAAGAAGTAGTGAGGTAGACGGGGTCAACATATGCCGCACAGCTTGAGGGGATGGGGCCATACATTCGGGCTTAAGGAGTTGATATCGGCCCAAATGATGCTCACGGCGAGATGTTGGCCAGTGCTCCTCTATGACAAAGCATTATGGGGTGTTGGCAATGTTCATGTGGTTTAACTACCTAGGTGGTCGAATACGGATCGAGCCCTCAGTCTGTTAAGTCCGTTACAGGTCTGTATGACATGCCTCAAGGTTAAACGTTGAGTGGATTGGTTGAATAGCACTCTCATTACCCGGAGAAGCACATTTACCGatcgtgtactccgtactccgtatcaagAGCCTATTGCAACCTCACCAACATGGGTGTGGTATTGGACGGACCGTTGTGGTCCGGCAAGTGACTAATcactacccaggtacctaggaaAGTGCCCAGCAACCCAGATAGTAGTAAGTATTGTGGCCCCAACGCGTACCAACAAGCCAGCCTCGTTTGGTGAGTGAGACGGCAAAAAAGTGATGGGGCCGTTGGCAAGAGAATGATAGACTCCACTGATGGCTTGCGCGGGCTGCAAGGTGAGCAGGACCAGAATCGAAAACCACTCGTTTCCCATGTCCACGGGATGGGTTTGGTCTGCAGCCCGTGGGTTCGTCTGCGGCAGCCAATTCCTTTCACGACGAGACCGGGGCGTTGGGGTGCATTGCAGGTGCATATTTGGGGTTTTTCTTTGCTCCTTTTGGTTCATATCCTGATACGGCGGTGATCCGGGCGTCCCGCGGCTGGGACATGCATGTTTTGGAATGGATTGTGAAGCACTTCCATAACGCGCTGGACCCCTCGGTAGCAGCTTGGCATCCCATGTCTAAATGGCCGAATATCAATGTGTTGGTTCTCGCAAGCAAGGCCGACATACAATGGGGGCATTTGAACCTTTATGGACGCTTGTACGAGTAGAGCTAGGGCCAGCTCGgtcatgatgatgcagccacAGCAGAAACGTAGCCCTGGGGACGATGGGGCGTGGGGTGGAAAGCCAAAGATAGGGCCCCGCGCACGTAATGGTTTGTCATGTATGACTGACTGACTAAATAAAAGAACAAGTGATTTTCAGGGAAGGAACGAGACTGGAACTTGCCTTTGTGGCTTCGTGATAGTCCTCCGGTTGAGTGCTCAGGTCTCCCaggtgtcaactggtcatGCTTGCAAATGCTGCGTTAATGCTCCCATGCGTCTCTGCTACACGCCACAATTGAACCTGaaagattcaatgttgacggcCCTCTGAAGCTAGCTTTTTGAAAACGGCCGTGCCGGGCCCTGATGACGATGATTCTACCGCCCCGCCAATCACTGTTTCCTCCCTGCCCGCTTTTCCGGGTCACGCCAAACTTCTCGAGCGTCAGTTTGCTGTAACAACAAGCTTCGCCTTCCAATCTCTCGACCCCGTTATAATTCTCTCATCTGCCACACCTCTCTTCCTCCGGCCCTGATCTTGTTCTCCTTTCTCCCTTAAACCACCTCCGTCTGCACCTCCGTCTCCAGCTTCCTCTCGAGATATTTCCACTCCATACAATATCCCAAcaacgccatcatgtccGGCCCCGTGTAAGTGCTGCCTCATCTACAACCCCTCCATCCAACGTCTGGTTGCTCCTGCTGTTACCCCACCACCCCGCCCCAGAGTGTGCTGTCTTGCTGTGACCTCTCAATTCCGCGCATATTTTCGCACCTCGATGGCTGTTATCGCGGGACCTGTTTTGGTGTTTATTTTTGCGTCGTCATAACCCAGCGTCGGAGCCCGTTGACTCTCCTTGTTGACACCCTGCTCATGGTCTTGGGACAGCGCTCGCCTCGCGAATCTCaagcttggcggcggcgagcaaCCTCGCCAACCCTTCCAGCCCACCTCAACCTCTCCGTCCATCCAAGCTTCGGGAAGTGCTGACAATGTTTCAAGCGCTGATTTGGGCCTCATCGGCCTTGCTGTCATGTAAGTTTGTGCCCTCGTCAGATCGAACAATGCCCCGGGCCGTGCGGCACCGGCTGACAGCCTGTAACAGGGGACAGAACCTCATCATGAACATGGCCGACCACGGCTTCACCATCTGCGCCTTCAACCGAACTGTCTCCAAGGTCGACCGATTCTTGGAAAATGAGGCCAAGGGCAAATCCATTGTTGGTGCTCACAGTGTTGAGGAGTTTGTAAGCAAGCTCAAGTCTCCTCGCCGTGTCATGCTGCTCGTTCAGGCCGGCCAGGCTGTCGATGACTGGATTGAGAAGCTTCTCCCCCTCCTCTCAAAGGGCGACATCATTATTGATGGTGGTAACTCTCACTTCCCTGACTCCAACCGCCGTACCAAGTACCTGGCCAGCAAGGGCCTCCGATTCGTCGGATCCGGTGTATCCGGTGGTGAGGAGGGCGCCCGATACGGTCCCTCTCTGATGCctggtggtgacgaggaGGCGTGGCCTCACATCAAAGACATCTTCCAGGGCATCGCTGCCAAGAGTGATGGTGAACCCTGCTGTGAATGGGTCGGAGACGAGGGTGCTGGTCACTACGTCAAGATGGTCCACAACGGTATCGAGTATGGTGACATGCAGCTGATTTGCGAGGTATGTTCCCAAGAATCCTCCTCAAATTAACGCAACGCAGCCTTGAATCCAGGGACTTTTACGCTGCACTTAATAACTAAGCGtctttaaaatatataatgTTCATCCTATTTTTAGAGGAGAAAAGCGTTATATAATACGAGAACCGCCTGGTGGTGTATAACATTGACTTGACCTAATCGATTCTTGGTGTCGAAACTGTGCAAGAGAAATAAAAGATCTCTAGCATAGTTTTAACACTAAAAATTAATTAGGGTCAACTTAGTATTATATACCAGGCGGTTTCAGTACGCTCTTCTCCTccaaaaaaataactttaatatcttataCTTTAAAGACACTTAACTATCAAGTGCAGCGCAAAACTCTCTGAATTGAAGGCTGCGGACCCAATCAACTCACCAGTATGAGAACCTTGACTAACCTGAACTTCTAGGCCTACGACATCATGAAGCGTGGTCTTGGCCTTTCCAACAAGGAGATGGGTGATGTCTTCACAAAGTGGAACAAGGGTGTTTTGGACTCTTTCCTGATCGAGATTACCCGTGACATCATGTACTTcaatgatgacgatggcaagCCTCTTGTTGAGAAGATTCTTGACCAGGCCGGCCAGAAGGGCACTGGCAAGTGGACTGCGGTCAATGCGTTGGATTTGGGCATGCCCGTCACTTTGATTGCTGAGGCTGTCTTGGCTCGTTGTCTGTCTGCCATCAAGCCAGAGCGTGTTGAGGCTTCCACCAAGCTGCAGTATGTCTCGCGCAGCAGCGGCAAGTTTGAAGGCAACAAGGAGCAATTCCTTGAAGACCTCGAGCAGGCTTTGTATGCTTCCAAGATTATTTCTTACGCCCAGGGCTTTATGCTGATGCAGGAGGTACGGATCTCCTTTCCTGCCCCCCAAACCCCATCCTCGCTGCCTTGTCTTTCCTTTGTACTCCAAATTACAGTGTCGAGTGCCATACTAACAAAAATTGTTCTTACAACCAGGCCGCCAGAGACTTTGGCTGGAAGCTCAACAAACCCTCCATTGCTCTCATGTGGCGTGGTGGCTGCATCATCCGCTCCGTCTTCTTGAAGGACATCACAGCCGCCTACCGCAAGAACCCCGAACTTAAGAACCTACTCTTTGACGACTTCTTCAACAAGGCCATCCACAAGGCCCAGCCAGGCTGGAGAGATGTTGTTTCCAAGGCTGCTGAGCTTGGTATCCCTACTCCTGCCTTCTCCACTGCCCTGTCGTGGTTCGACGGCTACCGAACCAAGGACCTGCCTGCCAACCTCCTCCAGGCTCAGCGCGACTACTTCGGCGCTCACACTTTCCGTGTCAAGCCTGAAGCCGCCAATGACAAGTACCAGACTGGCAAGGACATTCACGTCAACTGGACCGGCCGTGGCGGCAACATCTCTGCCTCCACCTACCAGGCGTAAAATTTGTACTGAGAGTGAGGTGTGAAGGGACATAAAGATACAATATGAATTCATTGGGGGCGTACACTAGTTTTTTTGCCGGGAAACTGATGCAAATGTGAATTATGCTTAATACAAGATGGATCCGTGGCGGGACTCATGGTTCCGTAACAAGCAGTCGTCGCCTTGCGGCGCCATGAGAGCACCGGACTCTCCCAAAGAAAAAGGATAAAAAAGCAGGCTACAATACAAAACCGTATCTTTAAAATTCATCATTTGGCTCCTCAATTGCCACTATAGTATTGACCACtaagatgtctggtgtttttgaGTGGAAGAACATGCGAGACCTGGAGAGACCGCAAGAGACGGATCCACCCTATCCGACTAGCACGGTCACTGTGATTGGCCAAACGCCATCCAGCCTCGTCGCGAGCAAATTTGGGCCCGCGCCGCGCAAGGAACAACGAGCAAGCAAGCACCTTTAACAACTCCATCCATCACAGTCCATCACGAGCGATTGCGCCGCCCAATCAGGCCCATCACCAATCATCAACTGGGTTTGTCGCCGCCCTGGATTGGTTGGACGCAATACCCTTTGACACGCTCAATCCATCGAATTTCATTGAATTTCTCCAGGGCTTCAGCACGCGGGAGGACCTCGATTGATTTACCACACGAAGGAGACTGGGCCTTCATTCAAAGATGGCGCAACCAGATCCTAGCCACACCGTCCCCCAGGACCTGGTGAGCTCTCATCATGCGTTACGATTTCGACAATGTTGACTCTCTGCTAATTCGTTCCCAGATGCCCCATGTCCACCTCGTCTCCTCTTATCGATATCCGACGATGCCTCGAATCGACATGAACGAGGTCGCAAAGTGGCTCATGACTGCCCCTCAGATTGCCAGGGACCGCGCTCCGTTCTTCTGGACATATCTTGATAAACCTGCCGATGGCACAATTCTGTTGGCTTGGCAGCCTCTTCAGCGACTGGGGACAAACTTTGCGACGGACGGTTTCGTTTGGGCACCACCGGAGCAGGTCTACAAGCATGACTTGGGCAATGGCTTGGTACACACGACAGCGCCTACCTATGGACAGTGTTCGTATGCTAACTTACTTTGATGGCAGATACTGGAAATTTACTACCTCAAGGCTGGGTACATACCCGGCGAGCAGTTTGCGCTTCACACCCGACGACGATTCCGACTTGTACCTACTCCGGGTCACCCCAACCCTCCTCCGCTTGACATGAGcctcttcatcgtccactACGGTCCCTCAGAGCAGAATGATCGCGTTCCAGCAAGCATGGTTCCCTATGATGAACgcgtcaatgccatcatgcaACAGCGACACTTCCTCCTTCGGGGTGGCCAGATTCGACGAAAAGAATTCATGCTCTCCGATCGTGTCAACTGGCCGTCGCTTCCTGAGCTGACTCGGCAACAAATGGGCCCGCAAATGGCGCCCAGAGGAGTTCCTCAGCAAATGGCATACCCTCCTCAGCCGGTACCCGGTCCCCCGGCTAAGCGCGCGAGACATTCACAGAGTCAAagccaacagcagcagcagcaacagcaacagcaacagcaacaacaaca
Proteins encoded:
- the rbm42 gene encoding RNA-binding protein 42, giving the protein MAYPPPPGTSSLPPRPPANAGNNNNTGRSGFKPAFSTTSKAPVHTYSSGPSYNAGASGYPGASTASQYGQSTYSSHSGAPPAEVSGGGRGYGYQSAPRQGYGPQSYSHGPTSYSAAPQIRNPFPMPGHQAAVVSNPSDYDPEMAAQIAQWQSTYSSEATPAVDKNGKPITPDVPKPEVPATAIPGQPDKKKTVVRQGGGKKWTDDSLLEWDPAHLRLFVGNLAGETTDDSLLKAFAPWKSVQKARVIRDKRTNKSKGYGFVSFSDADDFFNAAKTMNGQYIQSHPVIVRKANTEIKATNVKEKRNGKNNRNGNWKKSGNQQGGAGHGGGSGTYGAYEPAALGPVAPTGVTKPGQKTKNGLRLLG
- the GND1 gene encoding 6-phosphogluconate dehydrogenase, decarboxylating 1, which codes for MSGPVARLANLKLGGGEQPRQPFQPTSTSPSIQASGSADNVSSADLGLIGLAVMGQNLIMNMADHGFTICAFNRTVSKVDRFLENEAKGKSIVGAHSVEEFVSKLKSPRRVMLLVQAGQAVDDWIEKLLPLLSKGDIIIDGGNSHFPDSNRRTKYLASKGLRFVGSGVSGGEEGARYGPSLMPGGDEEAWPHIKDIFQGIAAKSDGEPCCEWVGDEGAGHYVKMVHNGIEYGDMQLICEAYDIMKRGLGLSNKEMGDVFTKWNKGVLDSFLIEITRDIMYFNDDDGKPLVEKILDQAGQKGTGKWTAVNALDLGMPVTLIAEAVLARCLSAIKPERVEASTKLQYVSRSSGKFEGNKEQFLEDLEQALYASKIISYAQGFMLMQEAARDFGWKLNKPSIALMWRGGCIIRSVFLKDITAAYRKNPELKNLLFDDFFNKAIHKAQPGWRDVVSKAAELGIPTPAFSTALSWFDGYRTKDLPANLLQAQRDYFGAHTFRVKPEAANDKYQTGKDIHVNWTGRGGNISASTYQA